The sequence below is a genomic window from Corythoichthys intestinalis isolate RoL2023-P3 chromosome 4, ASM3026506v1, whole genome shotgun sequence.
cattattatattaactctacttttgattgaacattttacaaattttattaaaacgaaaacatgaagaggggttttaatataaagttactataacttgtaacgaaaacatttatcgtttaagaactacaagtctttctatccgtggatcactttaacagaaagaatgttaatgccatttgtggatttattgttacaataaacaaatacagtacttatgtacagtatgttgtaagtatatatccgtcgtgtgtctttccattccaacaataatttacagaaaaatatggcatattttagagatggtttgaattgcgattaattgtgattaattacgattaattaatttttaagctgtaattaactcgattaaaaatgttaatcgtttgacagccctaatatatatatacacacacacacacacacacacatatatatatgtatacatatacacacacacacacacacacatatatatatatatattttttttttttccctaccaAACTAttggttactgtctggttacgcattaacaaatgcattaactaatgttactgtaatatattaataaatgtgaaagaagggattatatgaattattgtaatgttacttaaacattagttactgtttaaaaatgcattaactaatgttaattaagggacccttattgtaaagtgttacccatttttgttattcccagacaaagatggttttttttttgttttgtttgtttgtttctttatttagacattgttgagtggtcttaagacaaatgtttatttatttatttatttatttatttatttatttattgcattcctggatagttaagagattataaacaatcttgtgcttattgtgtatgttaatataattcaagttatgttcaaataatgcaatttaaatttgctaaaaaaaaatccggactttttttctggaagttttcaaaatgtttctatagtaattttatgaacaaaggtttgaattgaacggtgtaggctgaaccaatacacttaaaatttagtataagtcaatacagatttattttacattggtAATTATGAATGTCCCGCCCCCATCAAAAACTGTACACGCACGTTATgccatattgtccctaccaatgttgagcccaAAACTACAGTACGCCGttggtttcaattaatttaactaAATCTTTCAGAGCCATGGAGGGCAACAAATTCAAATCGAtcagacatctatcgccgtcaatggcagcgaattaTTGAATAAAATCTACAATACAGGTATAAGTGAGCCTCCTTACCGCTACACTTCAGTTGTCCTCTCGTCTTCGCCTGTTTCAAGTGTCTTTCCAACTAGCGGAACATGTAATCCAATAATGGGTAAGCTGTTTAAGTACAAACGTGCACGTGCTATCATGTGAGGACATTATTTTAACACAGTATCTACCTGTAATCTTGTTGGTCATCGGACACTCCATTTGGTACACCTGCAAACTCTAATGGTTGGAAATTTTTGACAAaccaaaaaagtgaaaatgtgtgtTATGGTGGTGCATTAATCAATCATTTTGATAGTAATAATGATGCATTATTATACTTTAATCAGTTTTTTTCAACACACCACAATATTGTTATAAATGATAGGCCTATATGTCTACATTCAAGTTTCAAAATATGAACATATTTGGCTacaaattatatattaaaaaaaaaaaaaaacatttcatcaaCACTTGGAAAATTAAAACTATTATTACTAAGCCATGAAACAGTATTAATGAAATAATTCATCATGATTTTTCATTACTCTAAAAAAGTATAATGTATATgtgcttatacagtggggcaaataagtattgagtcaaccactgattgtgcaagttctcccacttgaaaatattagaggcctgtaattgtcaacatgggtaaaccttaaccatgagagacagaatgtggaaaaaaaaacagaaaatcacattgtttgatttttaaagaatttatttgcaaatcatggtggcaaataagtatttggtcaataccaaaagttcatctcaatactttgttatgtacccattgttggcaataacggaggccaaatgttttctgtaactcttcacaagctttcacACACTatcgctggtattttggcccattcctccatgcagatcttctctagagcagtgatgttttggggctgtcgttgggcaacacggactttcaactccctcctcaccccgtggcgtcaaaatgataacaagaacgattaGCAAAAatgccagaaccacacggggggacctagtgaatgacctacagagagctgggaccacaatcataaaggctactattagtaacacaatgcgccgccagggactcaaatcctgcactgccagacatgcccccctgctgaagaaagtacacgtccgggcccgtctgcggttcgctagcgagcatttggatgatcccggagaggactgggagaatgtgttaaggcctgtacgtgtactttcttcagcatgggacacctctggcagtgcaggatttgagtccctggcggcgcattgtgttactgatactagcctttgttactgtggtcccagctctctgtcggtcattcactaggtctccccgtgtggttctgggatttttgctcactgttcttgttatcattttgacgcaggGTGAGGactgagttgaaagtccgtgttacccaacgaaagccccaaaacatcacggctctagaggagatctgcatggaggaatgggccaaaacaccagcaacgGTGTTTATTGccaacatagggtacataacaaagtattgagatgaacttttggtactgacccaatacttattttccaccatgatttgcaaataaattatttaaaaatcaaactgtcgttttcagtttttttttttcccacattctgtctcatggttatggtttacccatgttgacgatacaggcctctaatattttcaagtgggagaacttgcacaattagtggttgactaaatacttatttgccccactgtattttataaGCTCTTCAGTgtgatgaaataaaaaataataaaacatgtttaaaaaaaagtttcaaaaatgTCATCATATACATTACAGTTATACAGCGTAAAAAGAAATCACATAACGGCAGGCGATGGCGATGCGACGGAATTTAGTGTGCAAAATCTACAACATATTATCAGTTTAAAGTACCTATGACATtcaaaagcatgttttttttatatttcacgTAATATTTTATGCTTTTTGTATTTTatgcatgaaaaaaactgacttcCGGCTCGTCTCGCATTGGGGATGAATgccaatgtgacgtcacctgggtcagcatctcacaatacagcattgctttatagcatgcagatggaccgcGGACTCagctgatttttatttattttcacatcacgccagtcaaatgtgctgcaaggttttgttgctgcaccaaggagaggcgtgtgagcttttttgagtttcaaaaggttcccattcaccccgagattggccaaaacaagtccgacaactgtgggaccattggacttacgaggaagtcagtaaacattgtgttttgtaataTGTTAAATACTGTACTGGGATCATGGGACACATTTTAatgcggaggtggcttgcattgtcagccacaaaatgcaactgagaatgccacttggccgacggcggcagcttgtcgcacactCCCCACGGTCCTCTTCGCTTGACCGCCGGAAGAGCACTACACTCGGctgattgccctcttcatgtgtccggtgttcTATCAAATTTTGGACTCCGtccgaaattgcaactttgtgttaaaaatggccgcgaatacagtgattacaaagtaaacgctacaaactttctttaaataaaggaatattttctCACGTTTGATGATGagcggacttgtagaaaagttctcctcagacacatcctgccatgttagctgcacacaacaactgcacaccgctctttcACTGTTTACGTTCGCCGTgcagttaagcattaatttacgccatattcgtgttgaacatgtatgcttacaatgttacttgttaatttagcacctgtggataacattgagagtccaactgaatgtaaaagagggcttattcacaACCACAACAGCTTTAGGAGCAAAacattataagggtgcaaaatttggcagaaTATCGGTCTCTTTTTCCCATGTTTTTCTCTTTaactgttcttccacatctttaccagtgaatttggcatttTGGTAGATTTAGCtccgtaaacatctcgttcgtacactatttttatgcatttactattggggacaaacgggagtTGACCCGCctcgcaacaattgctaacgtcgtgcatattaatgagcaaaagtgacgtattgcttgcggtacaccatttgtaccctttgttggcaataacggaggccaaacgttttttgtaactcttcacaagcttttcacaaactgttgcttgtactttgacccattccttcatgcggatctcctctagagcagtgatgttttggggctgtcgttgggcaacacagactttcaactccctccactgattttctatggggttgagatcaggaaactggctaggccactccagcaccttgaaatgcttcttatgaagccactccgtgGTTGCcctggatgtgtgtttgggatcattgtcatgctgaaagacccagccgcatctcatcttcaatgcccttgctgacggaaggagattttcactcaaaatctctcgatacatggccccattcattctttcctttacacagatcagtcgtcctggtccctttgcagaaaaacagccccaaagaatgatgtttccacccccatgcttcatagtgggtatggtgtccttcggatacaattcagtattcttctcccccaaacacgagaacctgtgtttctaccaaaatgttctgtcttggtttcatctgaccataacacattctcccaatcctcttctggatcatccaaatgctctctagcgaaccccagacgggcctggacgtgtactagcttcagcagggggacacgtctggcagtgcaggatttgagtccctggcggcgcattttgttactgatagtagcctttgttactgtggtcccagctctctgtaggtcattcactaggtcccccgtgtggttctggaatttttgctcaccgttcttgttatcattttgacgccacggggtgagatcttgcatggagccccagattgagggagattagaaGTGGTGTTGTATGTCTTCCTTTGTGTAATAATTGCttctacagttgatttctttacaccaagcgttttacctattgcagattcagtcgtcccagcctggtgcaggtctacaattttgtctctgaaatgatttgtgtttttcattgcaagcaaaataaaccaagatattactatcaaagcatttgtaattgcagtcattttctaggtgaaattgagcattttttgacagaattgcaggggtgccaatacttttggcctgcaCTGTAAGACTTCAAATTCAAGTTCAGCCTGACAAGTCGGCGTTCCGCCTTCTGGGGAGTTGGAGGTAACAAAGGGAAGCTACGGAACACCTCCTCAACCTGGTGACCAATCGCAAGCCATCATCACCCTGATCACTAACTGTAGATGTCTTCTTTATCTTTATCTACAAGCATCCTCAGCAGCACTTGACTCGTGTCTTGTCACGATGGAGCGGAACGGAACACAGGTGCTGAGTCTTGATGGCTTCATAGACACAGACAATTACAGATATGtttactttgtgttttttgtggcAATGTACGTTGTCATTATATGCTCTAATTGTATCATTATTTATGTCATCAGGATTCACCGGACCCTTCATGAACCAATGTACATTTTCATTGCAGCTTTGTCTCTGAACTCGCTTTTATTCAGCACTTCTATCTACCCTAAACTCATTGTGGATGTCTTGTCTCATCAGCAGAGCGCTTCTTACTCCGTGTGTTTGTTACAGATTTATATTTTCTACAGTTTGGCTGgtgctgatttattgttgttgtcaGGAATGGCTTACGATAGATACGTGTCCATCTGTAAGCCACTGCAGTACACATCTCTGATGGGTAAAACCCGTGTCCGCATTTTCCTGGGTTTGGCCTGGTTTCTGCCTTCCTGTCATGTGTCGGTGTCAGTGATTGTTCggtccaaacaaaaactttgtagTTTCTCTTTAGGGGGGATTTTTTGCAATAGTACAATTTCTAAGATTCACTGCACGACGCCGACGTCTGTGGTTGTGTTGGGTTTTATTGTTCTCATAAACATGGCTGTCATACCTGTGCTGTTTATCCTCTTCacttatataaaaatatttgCCGTGGCATTTGGTAGCCACAGAGAAACTCAGACAAAAGCCATCGATACGTGTTTACCCCACTTGATTGTTTTAATCCTCTTCTCCTGTTTACTTCTCTTTGATGTGATTATAGGGATTTTGGAGACGGAGCTTCCAAAAATTTTGCGACTGATCATAAGTCTGCAAATATTAGTGTGGAGTCCGTTGTTCAATCCGATTATATACGGTTTAAAGATGAAAGAAATCTCAAAACACATCAAGAAATTCCGGTTGTGTTGCGATCATGtttaaatgatcaaaaaatAGCGAGGTTGTGTTTCAATGTGTTGAACTTGGCGCcgaattgtcatgttgcagtg
It includes:
- the LOC130914390 gene encoding olfactory receptor 4P4-like; the protein is MERNGTQVLSLDGFIDTDNYRYVYFVFFVAMYVVIICSNCIIIYVIRIHRTLHEPMYIFIAALSLNSLLFSTSIYPKLIVDVLSHQQSASYSVCLLQIYIFYSLAGADLLLLSGMAYDRYVSICKPLQYTSLMGKTRVRIFLGLAWFLPSCHVSVSVIVRSKQKLCSFSLGGIFCNSTISKIHCTTPTSVVVLGFIVLINMAVIPVLFILFTYIKIFAVAFGSHRETQTKAIDTCLPHLIVLILFSCLLLFDVIIGILETELPKILRLIISLQILVWSPLFNPIIYGLKMKEISKHIKKFRLCCDHV